One Glandiceps talaboti chromosome 2, keGlaTala1.1, whole genome shotgun sequence genomic region harbors:
- the LOC144450936 gene encoding multiple coagulation factor deficiency protein 2 homolog: MDSLKLCSICLVLVCCLFSLASCQNDVHTMDEGSVPHARSKTLKDKGKVQQQQQHIKSHLEDEIGKPENEMTDQELQFHYFKLHDYDNNNLLDGIELASAMTHYHEEDEGHEGVPMDEDEIAEMIDQILLEDDTDKNGYIDFPEFVFSTQ, from the exons ATGGACTCTTTGAAATTATGCAGTATTTGTCTTGTACTGGTTTGCTGTCTTTTTAGTTTAGCAAGTTGTCAAAATGATGTACACACAATGGATGAAGGTAGTGTTCCACATGCTAGGTCAAAGACATTGAAAGATAAAGGAAAAgtacagcagcagcaaca ACACATTAAAAGTCACTTGGAAGATGAGATTGGAAAACCTGAGAATGAGATGACAGATCAAGAACTTCAATTCCATTATTTTAAACTCCATGATTACGACAACAACAATCTGCTTGATGGTATTGAGTTGGCGTCAGCCATGACACATTACCATGAAGAAGATGAAGGTCATGAAGGCGTACCAATGGATGAGGATGAAATAGCAGAAATGATTGACCAAATTTTACTAGAAGATGATACAGATAAAAATGGTTACATAGACTTCCCAGAATTTGTATTTTCAACACAATAA
- the LOC144453666 gene encoding TATA box-binding protein-associated factor RNA polymerase I subunit A-like produces MLMMDGRSAYDADSDDDVASEILSSFSDKTNSFLCAETVLGKLRTPKKNITKSKQLLHLLRECLLNHRWIEAGQVLRAICLEPNNMEDVVWKCGIQIMYNHPKTGPGIVRVFNVYLQKLMIHDHSQKTVEHAFYLLSKGELEEAYSTLNQAKILSNRNIHSSKKEMEEIWHTMVFLYRGLINYVMWLESKTTINTDVQTDLDMQSGYDKSNEMVRYGNDAAECFEVVMNTPGVWDIFITKYVEILEYQERYDEAQAVLHKYRDSNSNNPNAHKYLYSFLKKHDAHPNESVLVLKDLLYLVPSDELAMDMSEIVQKSADNPALALPFLFDMLDYACWQDDIKPWEMLADLLILISKRNNREGLKIKRECWTSRSSWWPSYHFRECHIRTDTEQERKLLDSKAAIATLLSSSHLTKSRENLFMKSAKKVLKGTNSYKRLKKAIMLKKDK; encoded by the exons ATGTTGATGATGGATGGTCGATCTGCATATGATGCAGACAGTGATGACGATGTGGCATCTGAGATACTTTCATCCTTCAGTGACAAGACTAACAGTTTTCTGTGTGCAGAGACTGTACTTGGAA AATTGAGAACGCCAAAGAAGAACATTACCAAATCTAAACAGTTGCTGCATTTGTTGAGAGAATGTCTGCTAAACCATAGATGGATAGAAGCTGGTCAAGTCTTGAGGGCGATATGTCTTGAACCAAACAATATGGAGGATGTGGTATGGAAG TGTGGAATTCAGATTATGTATAATCACCCGAAGACAGGGCCAGGAATTGTACGAGTCTTTAATGT GTATTTACAGAAACTGATGATTCATGATCACTCGCAGAAAACTGTGGAGCACGCATTTTACTTACTAAGCAAAGGAGAGTTGGAAGAGGCATACAGTACTCTGAACCAAGCTAAGATATTGTCAAACAGAAACATCCATTCTAGTAAGAAAGAAATGGAGGAGATATGGCACACCATGGTCTTCTTGTACAGGGGTCTGATAAACTATGTGATGTGGCTTGAATCTAAAACAACTATAAATACTGATGTTCAAACAGATTTAG ATATGCAGAGTGGATATGATAAATCCAATGAAATGGTGAGATATGGCAATGACGCTGCAGAATGTTTTGAAGTCGTGATGAATACACCAGGCGTCTGGGATATATTTATTACTAAATATGTTGAG ATACTGGAATACCAGGAGAGATATGACGAAGCTCAAGCTGTtctacataaatacagagaCAGTAATTCAAACAATCCAAATGCACACAAGTATCTATATAGCTTTCTGAAGAAACACGATGCACATCCCAATGAATCTGTGCTTGTTTTAAAG GATCTACTGTACTTGGTCCCATCTGATGAGCTGGCAATGGACATGTCTGAAATCGTTCAGAAGTCTG CCGATAATCCAGCTCTTGCACTGCCATTTTTGTTTGACATGCTGGACTATGCATGTTGGCAGGATGATATCAAACCATGGGAAATGTTAGCAGACTTGTTAATACTAATTTCAAAAAG aaacaatCGTGAAGGGCTGAAGATCAAAAGAGAATGTTGGACTAGTAGGTCAAGTTGGTGGCCTTCCTATCATTTTAGAGAGTGTCACATTAGAACAGACACAGAGCAAGAAAGGAAGTTGTTGGACAGTAAAGCAGCTATAGCAACTCTGCTCTCCTCAAGTCATCTCACAAAAAGTAGAG AAAATTTATTTATGAAGAGTGCCAAGAAGGTTTTGAAGGGCACAAATTCCTATAAAAGGCTTAAAAAAGCAATTATGTTGAAGAAAGACAAATga